A section of the Chitinispirillales bacterium ANBcel5 genome encodes:
- a CDS encoding IS481 family transposase, with the protein MPWKELQVLDQRTEFVLKSLSRDVVFNELCREYGISTKTGYKWRERLIQEGLGGLHDRSRRPHNSPKGLNENIVCEIIKLKTAHPHWGPYKIRQLYLRKYGEAPSDSSFKRVLDKAGLVTQKKRRKVDSAQQRITTDLVIEKPNDVWTVDFKGWWKALGGGRCEPLTVRDHYSKYMLSVKAMESTRTEHVKAEFESLFCRYGLPKVILSDNGPPFAVSHALLGLSSLAIWWIAQGIRLHRIRPASPQENGSHERMHRDIKREVQGRINGNIQHHQAAFDIWKKEYNEVRPHETLGMKVPAEMYCKSDRQWSGSLD; encoded by the coding sequence ATGCCGTGGAAGGAGTTACAGGTTTTGGATCAAAGAACAGAATTTGTGCTGAAGTCGTTAAGCAGGGATGTCGTATTCAATGAATTATGTCGAGAATACGGAATTAGTACAAAAACCGGCTACAAATGGCGGGAACGCCTCATTCAAGAAGGATTAGGTGGCTTACACGATAGATCAAGACGACCGCACAACAGCCCCAAAGGTCTCAACGAGAACATTGTGTGTGAAATTATCAAACTTAAGACAGCTCATCCCCACTGGGGCCCCTACAAAATCCGGCAATTGTACCTGCGCAAATACGGTGAGGCACCCTCTGACAGCAGTTTTAAGAGGGTTTTGGATAAAGCTGGTTTAGTCACTCAAAAAAAGAGACGTAAGGTTGATAGTGCACAGCAGCGCATCACGACAGACCTGGTGATTGAAAAACCCAATGATGTCTGGACTGTTGATTTTAAAGGGTGGTGGAAGGCTCTTGGCGGTGGGAGATGTGAACCGCTGACCGTTAGAGATCATTATAGCAAGTATATGCTTTCTGTAAAGGCAATGGAGTCAACACGAACTGAGCATGTCAAAGCCGAGTTTGAAAGCCTTTTCTGTCGTTATGGCCTTCCAAAGGTTATCCTCAGTGACAACGGCCCCCCGTTTGCAGTGTCCCATGCGCTTCTGGGGCTTAGTTCACTGGCCATATGGTGGATTGCCCAAGGAATCCGGCTTCATCGCATACGACCAGCCAGTCCTCAGGAAAACGGCAGTCACGAACGAATGCACAGAGATATTAAAAGGGAGGTGCAGGGTCGCATTAATGGTAATATACAGCATCATCAGGCAGCTTTTGATATCTGGAAAAAAGAATATAATGAGGTACGCCCCCACGAAACGTTAGGCATGAAAGTGCCAGCAGAGATGTACTGCAAATCCGACCGGCAATGGAGTGGTAGCCTGGACTAG